Proteins encoded together in one Campylobacter peloridis LMG 23910 window:
- a CDS encoding MFS transporter, with protein MKKQKALKNTIYASLGGILEFYDFVLFIFFASVFSKIFFPQNDDFWPLIYTYIAFGAGYLARPFGAIVMAHFADIKGRKNVFYISMLLMVVPSFILAFLPTYESIGILATLILFIIRITQGLAIGAEVSGAWVFVSEFVSKKRLGLALGFISATLTLGLLLGNLATLAVYEYFTKEEVENFAWRIPFILGGVFGILSLFLRTKLNETPEFKALKEKNSILKFPLKEALKTHKLSMLVCSLQTIVLTSGVATLMILPQYFESLLGIDKTTALFYQNFAIVAIILGALFQGYLADILGAYRVCISCSLLFAIFGVLFSFYDENFLIFYLLVCFFQGIITFAPVFMTQIFSAKLRFSGLSFAYNISYAILGFFIPLVINFLYKEWMFVYMIFVSFSSLLSVFFVSKILKNKTMNPCVVGSY; from the coding sequence ATTAAAAAGCAAAAAGCTTTAAAAAATACCATCTATGCTTCTTTAGGTGGTATTTTAGAATTTTATGATTTTGTTTTATTTATATTTTTTGCAAGTGTCTTTTCGAAAATTTTTTTTCCACAAAATGATGATTTTTGGCCATTAATTTATACTTATATCGCATTTGGAGCAGGGTATTTAGCTAGACCTTTTGGTGCTATTGTTATGGCACATTTTGCTGATATAAAAGGACGAAAAAATGTTTTTTATATTAGTATGCTTTTAATGGTTGTGCCAAGTTTTATTTTAGCTTTTTTACCTACTTATGAAAGCATAGGCATTTTAGCAACTTTAATTTTGTTTATTATAAGAATCACTCAAGGTTTGGCAATTGGAGCTGAAGTAAGTGGTGCTTGGGTTTTTGTGAGTGAGTTTGTAAGCAAAAAAAGATTAGGTTTAGCACTTGGTTTTATTTCAGCAACTTTAACTTTAGGTTTATTATTAGGCAATCTTGCGACTTTAGCAGTGTATGAGTATTTTACTAAAGAAGAGGTGGAAAATTTTGCTTGGAGAATTCCTTTTATCTTGGGAGGAGTTTTTGGAATTTTAAGTTTATTTTTAAGAACTAAACTCAATGAAACTCCTGAATTTAAAGCATTAAAAGAAAAAAATTCAATTTTAAAATTTCCTTTAAAAGAGGCCCTAAAAACACATAAATTAAGTATGTTAGTTTGTTCTTTACAAACTATAGTTTTAACTAGTGGTGTAGCAACTTTAATGATTTTACCGCAGTATTTTGAAAGTTTGCTTGGTATAGATAAAACCACTGCTTTGTTTTATCAAAATTTTGCCATAGTGGCCATTATTTTAGGGGCATTGTTTCAAGGGTATTTAGCTGATATATTGGGTGCGTATAGAGTATGCATTAGTTGTAGTTTGCTTTTTGCTATTTTTGGAGTTTTGTTTAGTTTTTATGATGAAAATTTTTTAATTTTTTATTTATTAGTTTGTTTTTTTCAAGGAATTATCACCTTTGCACCTGTTTTTATGACACAAATTTTTTCAGCCAAATTACGCTTTAGTGGCCTTTCTTTTGCTTATAATATTTCTTATGCAATTTTAGGATTTTTCATTCCACTTGTGATTAATTTTTTATATAAAGAGTGGATGTTTGTTTATATGATTTTTGTTAGTTTTTCTAGTTTGTTGAGCGTATTTTTTGTTTCAAAAATTTTAAAAAATAAAACTATGAATCCTTGTGTGGTTGGAAGCTATTAA